In one Acanthochromis polyacanthus isolate Apoly-LR-REF ecotype Palm Island chromosome 20, KAUST_Apoly_ChrSc, whole genome shotgun sequence genomic region, the following are encoded:
- the si:ch211-196f5.2 gene encoding uncharacterized protein si:ch211-196f5.2 — MVRVELEWDIPMAVTLPIQVQPDPAKQPFPFLDTTLADLGIQESEVKERVVWVDTKKTQVKNKAGKLKEKEITILEVRVKAQKPGDKQLQEVLYSTEAHTDRSFCRTGMNILPWRQRHAGLGAALIHSDKDY; from the exons ATGGTGAGAGTGGAGCTGGAGTGGGACATTCCCATGGCGGTGACGCTGCCCATCCAGGTACAGCCTGACCCGGCCAAGCAACCCTTCCCCTTCCTGGACACCACGCTGGCCGACCTGGGCATCCAAGA gtcAGAGGTGAAGGAGAGGGTGGTGTGGGTGGACACCAAGAAGACCCAGGTGAAGAACAAAGCAGGGaagctgaaggagaaagagatcACCATCCTGGAg GTGCGAGTGAAAGCCCAGAAACCAGGAGACAAACAGCTCCAGGAGGTTCTGTACAGCACCGAGGCCCACACCGACCGCTCCTTCTGCCGCACCGGGATGAATATTCTGCCCTGGAGACAGAGACACGCAGGTCTGGGAGCAGCTTTAATCCATTCAGATAAAGactattaa